One Pleurocapsa sp. PCC 7327 DNA segment encodes these proteins:
- a CDS encoding Uma2 family endonuclease produces the protein MTSILLKDIVDEFESQIDDPEEKFITTGVSWEQYEKLLDRLGDSLRYRVTYLDGILEIMSPSRRHERSKSVIASLLEAYFQERRIQYFPLGSTTLCKEEKKGGTEPDESYCIGMDKEIPDLAIEVVVTSGGVDKLAVYKKLGVREVWFWQNDRFSVYCLRGDEYEKIPASELLPNLDLELLSQYVTHTDILESILEFRAQIRQNK, from the coding sequence ATGACTTCAATTTTACTCAAAGATATTGTAGATGAATTTGAGTCTCAAATAGACGATCCAGAGGAAAAATTTATTACTACAGGAGTCAGCTGGGAACAGTATGAAAAGCTACTTGACAGACTCGGCGACAGTCTTCGATATCGGGTAACTTATTTAGACGGCATTTTAGAAATTATGTCTCCTAGTCGCCGCCACGAACGAAGTAAATCAGTAATTGCTTCTCTTCTAGAAGCCTACTTTCAAGAAAGGCGTATTCAATATTTTCCTCTTGGTTCAACGACGTTGTGTAAAGAAGAGAAAAAAGGTGGTACGGAACCAGATGAATCTTATTGTATTGGTATGGATAAAGAAATTCCAGATTTAGCTATTGAAGTAGTAGTAACCAGTGGTGGCGTAGATAAGTTGGCAGTATACAAAAAGCTAGGTGTTAGAGAAGTCTGGTTTTGGCAAAACGATCGATTTTCGGTTTACTGTCTGCGAGGAGACGAATACGAAAAAATTCCAGCTAGTGAATTGTTACCAAATCTAGATTTGGAGCTATTATCACAGTATGTAACCCATACCGATATCCTAGAATCAATCTTAGAATTTCGGGCACAAATTCGTCAAAATAAATAG
- a CDS encoding AAA family ATPase — MKLLSIKLCNFRQFYGKTPEIILAFGKQNTTIIHGNNGAGKTTLLNGFTWALYEKFTAAFASPHLLINKRAIHEANIGVSVDCWVEVQFEHENKRYQVKRKCYACRDKDNKIQYSQSKFFMLIAGDDGRWYPPLQQPDDIINRILPESLHQYFFFDGEHIDHIFRASEKSNIAEDTKELLGVKVLDRAIEHLKKAKKALQEELKEIGDPDTKKLLQAQSKLEKEKEQLQQSRQLIIQTLTQQEGLKKSLSHRLLELSGAEELKQLKEKLEKQENVLRQNLLEAKKKIQRSLSNRGYSIFLPEIISQFNSLIDELRKRGELPSGIKQQFVQQLLDRKRCICGIELVEDSDPYKQVQEWMNRAGMADVEESAIRLESQVIEIEKQALEFWQEVDTEQAKINQWRIELAQVENELDEIGNKFRHYPDEEIKAIQKQVDEIEDAIKEFILEQGSHQHQIEVIEKEIEEIAKQISKQKIKEEKQVLAQRRIRATEEAIARLIEVKNRLEKQFRLSLEKRVKEIFSSISFTPYIPRISDSYELNLVENTSGIAVPVAASTGENQILSLSFIGGIIDRVREWSQKNTLMGPDSSTFPIVMDSPFGSLDEIYRRQVAKTIPQLANQLLVLVTKTQWRGELEEEISNYIGREYVLVYNSPKPDCEEDAIARGGKRYPLVKRSSNSFEYTEIIEIEKDG, encoded by the coding sequence ATGAAGCTTCTCTCGATTAAACTGTGTAATTTTCGACAATTTTATGGAAAAACTCCTGAAATAATTCTGGCTTTTGGGAAACAAAATACAACGATTATTCATGGGAATAATGGTGCGGGTAAAACAACTCTCCTCAATGGGTTTACCTGGGCACTTTATGAGAAATTTACGGCTGCTTTTGCATCTCCTCATTTATTGATTAATAAACGAGCAATTCATGAAGCGAATATTGGCGTATCGGTTGATTGTTGGGTAGAAGTTCAATTCGAGCATGAAAATAAACGCTATCAAGTCAAGCGTAAATGTTACGCTTGTCGCGATAAGGATAACAAGATTCAATATAGCCAAAGTAAGTTTTTTATGTTGATAGCGGGAGATGACGGACGTTGGTATCCTCCGCTGCAACAGCCAGACGATATTATTAATAGAATATTGCCAGAAAGTTTGCATCAATATTTTTTCTTTGATGGAGAACATATCGACCATATTTTTCGAGCGAGTGAAAAGAGTAATATCGCCGAAGATACCAAAGAGTTATTAGGCGTTAAAGTTTTAGATCGCGCGATCGAGCATTTGAAAAAAGCTAAAAAAGCTTTACAAGAAGAATTGAAAGAGATTGGCGATCCAGATACAAAAAAGCTCTTGCAAGCGCAATCAAAATTAGAAAAAGAGAAAGAGCAATTACAGCAAAGCCGGCAACTAATTATTCAAACATTAACTCAACAGGAAGGGTTGAAAAAAAGCCTTTCTCATCGTTTATTAGAGTTGAGCGGGGCAGAAGAATTAAAACAACTTAAAGAAAAACTAGAAAAACAAGAAAATGTCTTACGACAAAATCTATTAGAAGCAAAAAAGAAAATTCAGCGATCGCTCTCAAATCGAGGCTATAGTATTTTCCTTCCTGAAATTATCTCACAATTTAATTCTTTAATTGACGAACTGCGAAAAAGAGGAGAGTTACCTAGTGGCATTAAACAACAATTCGTTCAACAGTTATTAGACAGAAAACGCTGTATTTGTGGAATCGAACTTGTTGAAGACAGCGATCCTTATAAACAAGTTCAAGAATGGATGAATCGAGCCGGAATGGCTGATGTAGAAGAGTCAGCAATTCGTTTAGAATCTCAGGTTATAGAGATTGAAAAACAAGCTTTAGAATTTTGGCAAGAAGTCGATACAGAACAAGCAAAAATCAATCAATGGAGAATAGAATTAGCACAAGTTGAAAATGAATTAGACGAGATCGGTAATAAATTTAGACATTATCCCGATGAAGAGATTAAAGCCATTCAAAAACAAGTAGATGAAATAGAAGACGCTATTAAAGAATTTATTTTAGAACAGGGGTCTCATCAACATCAAATAGAAGTCATCGAAAAGGAAATTGAGGAAATTGCTAAGCAGATTTCTAAGCAGAAAATCAAGGAAGAAAAACAAGTATTAGCCCAGAGACGAATTCGAGCAACTGAGGAGGCGATCGCGCGGTTAATAGAAGTCAAAAATCGTCTAGAAAAACAATTCCGTCTCTCTTTAGAAAAGCGAGTTAAAGAAATCTTTAGTTCGATTTCTTTTACCCCTTATATTCCTAGAATTAGCGATAGTTATGAACTCAATCTTGTAGAAAATACATCGGGAATCGCCGTTCCCGTTGCTGCCTCTACAGGAGAAAATCAGATTTTGAGCTTATCATTTATCGGAGGAATTATCGATAGAGTAAGAGAATGGAGTCAAAAAAATACTCTTATGGGACCCGATAGCAGTACCTTTCCAATTGTCATGGATTCTCCCTTTGGAAGTTTAGATGAAATCTATCGACGGCAGGTGGCAAAAACTATTCCTCAATTAGCCAATCAATTGCTCGTTTTAGTGACAAAAACGCAGTGGCGAGGAGAATTAGAAGAAGAAATCAGCAATTATATCGGTAGAGAATATGTTTTAGTTTATAACTCTCCCAAACCAGATTGCGAAGAAGATGCGATCGCGCGAGGTGGAAAGCGTTATCCTTTAGTTAAGCGAAGTTCTAATTCGTTTGAATATACCGAAATAATTGAAATCGAAAAAGATGGTTAA